A window of Cellulomonas fimi contains these coding sequences:
- a CDS encoding protein jag, translating into MSPSSPDEAVESTSTKRLEEEGEIAADYLEELLDIADLDGDIDIDIDHGRAAVEIVSEDPEDRSLRRLAGRDGEVLDALQELTRLAVQTRTGERSRLMLDVAGYRAARRAELVSVAEEAIARVQKSGAPVSLTAMNPFERKVVHDAVAAAGLSSDSEGVEPDRHVVIRPA; encoded by the coding sequence ATGAGCCCGAGCTCGCCCGACGAAGCGGTCGAGTCCACCAGCACCAAGCGCCTCGAGGAAGAGGGCGAGATCGCCGCGGACTACCTCGAGGAGCTGCTCGACATCGCCGACCTCGACGGCGATATCGACATCGACATCGACCACGGCCGGGCGGCCGTCGAGATCGTCTCCGAAGACCCCGAGGACCGTTCGCTGCGTCGTCTCGCCGGCCGCGACGGTGAGGTGCTCGACGCGCTGCAGGAGCTCACGCGCCTCGCCGTGCAGACGCGGACCGGTGAGCGCAGCCGGCTCATGCTCGACGTGGCGGGGTATCGCGCGGCGCGTCGTGCCGAGCTCGTGAGCGTCGCGGAGGAGGCCATCGCGCGCGTCCAGAAGTCCGGGGCGCCGGTGTCCCTCACCGCGATGAATCCGTTCGAGCGGAAGGTCGTGCACGACGCTGTCGCCGCCGCGGGCCTGTCCAGCGACTCCGAGGGCGTCGAGCCCGATCGCCACGTGGTGATCCGCCCGGCCTGA